DNA from Pelagibacterium nitratireducens:
TTGGAAACGCGGTCGAAATGGATGTGGCCCGAGAGAATGCCGAGGATATTGCGGCCGGCAAGCAGGTCAGCCAGCTTGCGAGTGTCGGCGATGGTGAGGCTTTCCCATTCCATATCGGGCCTGTCCTCATCGAGCGCGGGGGCGTGGTGGACGGCGATCAGCTTGGGGAGGTCGGGATGGGCATCGAGTTCGCCTTCGAGCCAGGCGAACTGTTCGGGCTCGATCGAGCCGCCGACCTTGCCCGGAGCGCTCGAATCGAGCGTGATGAGGTGGATGCCGTCGATCACCTGCGCATGAAAGAACGGAGCGGCGAGGTCTTGGGTGCGACCGAGCATGCCGGTGTAAAAGCCCTCGCGCTTGTCGTGATTGCCGAGCGCGAAGAACAGGGGAATTTCAAGGGCCGCTTCGTCGAGGATGGCCTTGAGGTTGCGATAGGAGCCCGCATCGCCCTGATTGGTCAGATCGCCGGTGGCGACGATGAATTTGGGCTGGGGCACCAGGGTCTTGATGTCGGCCAGCAGGGCCTTGAGATTGGCCGTGGTATCGGAAAACAGGTGATCGTCGACGATGTCGGGATTGCCGATATGGAGATCGGTAAGATGGACGAAGGTGAAGAGATCGGTCATGACGCGTGTCCTGATGTTGATGGCATTGCGTCCGCCTGGGACGCCCTGAGCCGATCGTCTTTCGGCGCGCACCCCGCGCTTTGGGCGAAAGACTTGTGCCCGGCTGCAAACACAGCTACCGTCGGAACATGACAGGTGAATGAAGGTTCATTCAGTATGGAAGCGACGATCGGCAAGAAGGACAGAATCCTCGATGCTGCGGCTCAATTGATTGTGGAAAACGGCTTGCAGTGCTCGATGGCTGCGATTGCCGAGCGGGCGGGCGTGGC
Protein-coding regions in this window:
- a CDS encoding metallophosphoesterase; translated protein: MTDLFTFVHLTDLHIGNPDIVDDHLFSDTTANLKALLADIKTLVPQPKFIVATGDLTNQGDAGSYRNLKAILDEAALEIPLFFALGNHDKREGFYTGMLGRTQDLAAPFFHAQVIDGIHLITLDSSAPGKVGGSIEPEQFAWLEGELDAHPDLPKLIAVHHAPALDEDRPDMEWESLTIADTRKLADLLAGRNILGILSGHIHFDRVSNWHGIPVVVGIGTHAATDVTYLHEGMRMVEGASLALGTIRPSGLTISFVPQPSQRRELNSFTFAGMAEMLRKYEATQAAE